Proteins found in one Kluyveromyces marxianus DMKU3-1042 DNA, complete genome, chromosome 2 genomic segment:
- the NOP53 gene encoding Nop53p — protein sequence MVESKNRPAQYKQSSRKGKKAWRKNIDISDVEKKLEEKHELETTHGKQTLTEVSDDALFAVDTDGDQVLKQKLIKRKQIKKVLKSTEILESIKTKSKVPALTSAKVANKKQDKVQGVSRKELDRLLALAGKKLGESKLKARVAKEGLVKSDTFDLWGGEPKDEIVVPSGLKLKVNPENMEKVPKELLTQSTTGWSVAKVAPPTIKHSTVLVKERETIPHAGKSYNPSKEEWESLISTEYESEYKNEQRRIALENYRQRIQHLMETADDKEEEDSESDEESESESEDASVSEGADPSTLSLNPATKNKKKTKYQRNKQKRHEEKVKLQNEIKKLKEKVKELEKLTDIEKEVEEKLAKSTTTSNKVRKNKKHKLGTKHSVMEDNLEVKFSDELSDSLRKLKPEGNLLYDAVRSLQSSGKVETRVPVRKGRRYKQKITEKWTYKDFK from the coding sequence ATGGTGGAAAGTAAGAATAGACCAGCTCAATACAAGCAGTCATCTCGTAAAGGTAAGAAAGCCTGGAGAAAGAACATCGACATTAGTGATGTTGAGAAGAAGCTAGAGGAGAAGCACGAGCTTGAAACCACCCATGGTAAGCAAACTTTAACAGAAGTGTCTGATGATGCTCTTTTTGCTGTCGATACTGATGGTGACCAGGTTTTGAAGCAAAAGTTAATCAAACGGAAGCAGATCAAGAAGGTATTAAAGTCTACAGAAATCTTAGAGTCCATCAAGACTAAGTCCAAGGTCCCTGCTCTAACTTCTGCCAAGGTTGCGaataaaaaacaagacAAGGTTCAGGGTGTTTCCAGGAAGGAATTAGACAGATTATTGGCTCTTGCAGGTAAAAAACTTGGTGAAAGTAAATTAAAAGCTAGAGTTGCCAAGGAAGGACTTGTGAAGTCCGATACTTTTGACCTATGGGGTGGTGAACCTAAAGATGAGATTGTTGTTCCTTCAGGTTTGAAACTCAAAGTTAACCCTGAAAATATGGAGAAGGTTCCTAAAGAATTACTGACGCAGTCTACAACTGGATGGTCCGTCGCCAAGGTAGCACCACCAACTATCAAACATTCGACTGTTTTAGTTAAGGAACGTGAAACTATTCCACACGCCGGTAAATCATACAATCcaagcaaagaagaatgggaGTCCCTTATTAGTACTGAGTATGAAAGTGAGTACAAGAATGAACAAAGGAGAATTGCTCTTGAAAACTACAGACAAAGAATCCAACATTTGATGGAAACTGCGGATGATAAGGAGGAAGAGGATTCCGAATCCGATGAAGAAAGCGAATCTGAAAGTGAAGATGCATCTGTGTCCGAAGGAGCAGATCCATCAACTTTATCTCTAAACCCTGCtaccaaaaacaagaagaagacaaagtatcaaagaaacaaacaaaagagacATGAGGAAAAGGTCAAACTACAGAATGAGATCAAGAAACTAAAGGAAAAGGTAAAAGAGCTAGAGAAGTTGACAGATATCGAAAAAGAGGTCGAAGAAAAGCTTGCTAAATCTACAACTACTTCAAACAAGGtaaggaagaacaaaaagcATAAACTTGGTACTAAGCATTCTGTCATGGAGGATAACTTGGAAGTTAAATTTTCTGATGAACTTTCCGACTCTTTGAGAAAGCTCAAACCAGAAGGAAACCTTCTATATGATGCTGTTAGGTCTTTGCAAAGTTCCGGTAAGGTCGAAACTCGTGTCCCAGTTAGAAAGGGAAGAAGATACAAGCAAAAGATTACGGAAAAATGGACCTACAAAGATTTCAAATAG
- the PXA1 gene encoding ATP-binding cassette long-chain fatty acid transporter PXA1, translating to MTDISVRTKVLKLLVQLHYQFLKLDLRKVQLKGYVPALLRHCWTLLRSADVSDSRNRGFKRHARFVIWAFAAICGGSGISLAIAVNRVIKICTRRRTRNLVSSSAKNQNLQNGTRELYIKEDGGKEKKVLVVPTDSDQYEHDRYLFKNLGNNVESQLFSSKFLQQLNVLSPILIPKFLHKNSLLLASQIFFLILRTWLSLMVARLDGQIVKDIISRRPKRFAYDMTCWLLIAFPASYTNSAIKYIQRKLSLNFRLRLTRYIHDMYLDKRLVFYKTSFDHEATNSIIRNIDNSITNDVQKFCDAITNVFANIAKPMIDLIFFSIFLRDSLGTLGVAGIFFNYFSTGYILRKYSPPLGKFVSLKSKSEGDYYNYNLNMINNSEEIAFYQGTEVEHSKVNELYDKLMDHMLLVDRSKVEYNIVEDYILKYTWSAWGYAFASIPIVIQTWASDAVNESGNMKEFIMNKRLMLSLADAGTRLMHSIKDISQLTGYTNRIFTLLKVLHRVHDSNFDYGVLHDGEEPSAAELNSIIGNGVTKSSPAIRGTVQHDFGGIRFENIDIIVPSSKGVNGSLLVKSLTFQIPQEIAPEPASSKQISLTNIRDPFDASKLINQRGMGSSLLILGPNSCGKSSIERILTEIWPIYNKNGLLSVPPAHDLFCVPQRPYFTQGSTFRDQIIYPMSYEEFYEKGFKDSYLKQILREVRLDYLLKRDRGLNYFDAVTDWKDILSGGEKQRVNFARIMFHRPRFVVLDEATNAISTDMEDHLFTMLKRYRFNFISISQRPSLIKYHDYLLELTSGTNWNLQTLGSDEAILTIEHEIDSIQQKLSNVKSSEKQRDEIQRKLNMM from the coding sequence ATGACAGATATTTCGGTGCGCACTAAGGTGTTGAAGCTGCTGGTGCAGCTTCATTACCAGTTCTTGAAGTTAGATCTTAGAAAGGTTCAGTTGAAAGGGTACGTTCCGGCTTTGTTGCGACATTGCTGGACGCTATTACGTAGTGCTGATGTATCAGACTCCAGGAATCGCGGGTTCAAACGGCACGCACGGTTTGTGATATGGGCGTTTGCTGCTATATGCGGGGGTTCCGGGATATCGCTGGCAATTGCAGTGAATAGAGTGATCAAGATTTGTACGCGGAGAAGGACGCGGAATTTGGTTAGTTCCAGCGCCAAGAACCAGAATCTGCAGAATGGGACGCGGGAGTTGTATATAAAGGAGGATGGAgggaaggagaagaaagtgttGGTTGTGCCGACGGATAGTGATCAATACGAGCACGATAGAtatcttttcaagaatttggGGAACAACGTGGAGTCGCAGTTGTTCAGCTCGAAGTTCTTGCAGCAGTTGAACGTTCTTTCTCCAATTTTGATACCCAAGTTCTTGCACAAGAACAGTTTGTTGTTGGCATCGCAGATAttctttctcattttgAGGACGTGGTTGTCGTTGATGGTGGCTCGGTTGGACGGTCAAATAGTCAAGGATATTATTTCTAGAAGACCGAAGAGGTTTGCGTATGATATGACGTGCTGGTTGCTAATCGCGTTTCCAGCCTCGTATACGAACAGTGCGATCAAATATATTCAGCGGAAACTAAGCTTGAATTTCAGATTACGGTTGACAAGGTACATCCACGATATGTATCTTGATAAACGGTTGGTTTTCTACAAGACGTCCTTTGATCACGAAGCAACAAATTCGATAATTCGCAACATTGATAATTCGATCACAAATGACGTCCAGAAGTTCTGTGACGCTATCACGAATGTTTTCGCCAACATCGCCAAACCTATGATAgatttgatcttcttctcgaTATTTTTGAGAGACTCTTTGGGAACGTTAGGTGTGGCCGGTATCTTTTTCAACTACTTTTCGACGGGGTATATTCTCAGGAAATACTCGCCGCCATTGGGCAAGTTTGTAAGCCTAAAGTCGAAGTCAGAAGGTGACTATTACAATTACAATTTGAATATGATTAATAACAGCGAGGAAATTGCATTTTACCAGGGTACTGAGGTTGAGCACTCTAAAGTAAACGAATTGTACGATAAATTGATGGACCACATGTTACTTGTAGATCGTTCGAAAGTGGAGTATAATATTGTAGAAGACTATATCTTGAAATACACTTGGTCAGCTTGGGGTTACGCATTTGCATCTATTCCAATAGTAATTCAAACGTGGGCCTCTGATGCTGTGAATGAATCTGGCAATATGAAAGAGTTCATCATGAACAAAAGACTAATGCTATCCCTTGCAGACGCCGGAACAAGGTTAATGCATTCCATCAAAGATATCTCACAACTAACCGGGTATACGAATCGGATATTTACTTTGCTAAAAGTCCTTCATAGAGTGCATGACAGTAACTTTGATTACGGTGTTTTGCATGATGGTGAAGAACCATCGGCGGCAGAACTAAATTCTATAATTGGCAATGGTGTCACCAAGTCATCGCCCGCCATTAGAGGTACTGTACAACATGACTTTGGGGGAATCAGgtttgaaaatattgatatcATTGTACCGTCTTCGAAGGGTGTCAACGGTTCTTTGCTAGTTAAGAGTTTGACTTTCCAAATACCGCAGGAAATCGCCCCAGAACCAGCATCCTCAAAACAAATTTCCTTGACCAATATACGTGATCCCTTTGATGCCTCCAAATTGATTAATCAAAGAGGTATGGGGAGTAGTTTATTGATTTTGGGCCCTAATAGCTGTGGGAAAAGCTCGATTGAAAGAATATTGACCGAAATTTGGCCAATATACAATAAAAATGGTCTACTATCAGTTCCACCAGCTCATGACTTGTTTTGCGTTCCTCAAAGGCCATATTTTACTCAAGGAAGCACTTTTAGAGatcaaataatatatcCTATGTCTTATGAAGAGTTCTACGAAAAAGGGTTCAAAGACAGTTATTTAAAACAGATTTTGAGAGAGGTTAGATTGGATTACTTGCTAAAGAGAGATCGAGGTTTGAACTACTTTGATGCAGTCACTGATTGGAAAGATATATTGAGTGGTGGTGAAAAACAAAGGGTTAATTTTGCAAGGATAATGTTTCACCGGCCAAGATTTGTGGTTTTAGATGAAGCGACAAATGCAATCAGCACTGACATGGAAGATCATCTTTTTACCATGTTAAAGAGGTATAGGTTTAATTTCATATCCATCTCACAGAGGCCTTCATTGATTAAATATCATGATTATTTGTTGGAATTAACCTCTGGTACCAACTGGAACTTGCAAACCTTAGGTTCTGATGAAGCCATTCTCACAATTGAGCATGAAATTGACTCCATCCAACAAAAGTTGTCCAATGTGAAAAGTTCGGAGAAGCAAAGGGAtgaaatacaaagaaagtTGAATATGATGTAA
- a CDS encoding UPF0613 protein PB24D3.06c, which yields MSGKKVPGVLHLYSKSRVAFEFEPVGKSKVLIFVGGLTDGLLTVPYVQGLAKTLEPLGFSVVQIQFSSSYLGFGTGSLKRDDSEIDQLVDYLRSDGRETILLMGHSTGSQNTLHYLTNHPGKIEGGVLQAAVSDREFICSQFPETSLQKLNEEALALVKAGKGDELVSEEHRKVIFGTPITAYRWCSLVLPGGDDDFFSSDISDDVLKTTFGVVQEPFLVALSEKDEFTPENVDREKLLGRWEAASDPKRWSKNSGLIRGASHNVAQAESQKHLYKMVAAFIQEFSL from the coding sequence ATGTCTGGCAAAAAGGTGCCTGGTGTGCTTCACTTGTATTCGAAAAGCCGTGTTGCTTTTGAGTTTGAACCAGTTGGCAAGTCCAAAGTGTTGATATTTGTTGGTGGCTTGACCGATGGGCTCTTGACTGTGCCCTATGTGCAGGGATTGGCGAAAACATTGGAGCCATTGGGATTTTCAGTGGTGCAAATTCAGTTCTCGAGTAGTTATCTTGGATTTGGGACGGGATCTTTGAAACGTGATGACTCGGAGATCGACCAGTTGGTGGATTACCTAAGAAGCGATGGGAGAGAGACGATTTTGTTGATGGGCCATTCGACTGGTTCGCAAAATACTCTACACTACTTGACGAACCATCCTGGTAAAATTGAGGGTGGTGTGTTGCAGGCTGCGGTGTCCGATAGAGAGTTTATTTGCAGCCAGTTTCCTGAGACCTCGTTGCAGAAGTTGAACGAGGAGGCATTGGCGTTGGTGAAGGCTGGCAAGGGCGACGAGCTAGTGTCAGAGGAGCACCGCAAGGTTATATTTGGGACACCTATTACTGCGTACAGATGGTGTTCGTTGGTTTTGCCTGGCGGGGACGACGACTTCTTTTCGTCGGATATTTCCGACGACGTGTTGAAGACGACGTTTGGCGTAGTGCAAGAGCCATTTCTCGTTGCGTTGTCCGAGAAGGACGAGTTCACGCCCGAGAATGTCGACCGTGAGAAATTGTTGGGCAGATGGGAGGCTGCTTCGGACCCTAAAAGATGGTCGAAGAACTCCGGGCTTATCAGAGGTGCATCGCATAACGTTGCGCAGGCTGAATCGCAGAAACACCTCTACAAAATGGTTGCTGCGTTTATCCAGGAATTCTCTTTATAG
- the ppr1 gene encoding acetyltransferase (rimL), translated as MSTANLRNGAVFSKPIVDKIEPLQFHLKDSDKVVTAFAVLSPEEVPESLVDFLYSLFNKELDAGQTYPQVGPLTREQFVDYWFHSATVVLLDTTQKSIDPSWNNWEELVLGTFYIKPNYAGRCSHNCNAGFLVNPVFRGKKVGYRLGQVYLKWAPLLGYKYSVFNLVFVTNVASWKIWDKLKFSRIGYIPKVAVLKGFDEPVDAIMFGKDLTNVEPELFEDLS; from the coding sequence ATGTCTACTGCTAACTTGAGAAATGGTGCTGTTTTTAGCAAGCCCATTGTTGATAAAATTGAGCCTTTGCAGTTTCACTTGAAAGATTCAGACAAAGTAGTCACTGCATTTGCAGTGCTCTCGCCAGAAGAAGTCCCGGAATCGCTGGTCGACTTCCTATACAGCTTATTCAACAAAGAGCTCGATGCGGGCCAAACGTACCCGCAAGTAGGCCCTCTGACAAGGGAGCAATTTGTTGACTATTGGTTCCATTCTGCGACTGTAGTTCTGCTTGACACCACTCAAAAGAGCATTGATCCAAGCTGGAATAACTGGGAAGAATTAGTTCTTGGAACATTCTACATCAAGCCCAACTACGCTGGCCGTTGTTCTCATAACTGTAATGCAGGGTTTTTGGTCAACCCTGTTTTCCGGGGCAAAAAAGTGGGATACAGACTTGGCCAGGTTTACCTCAAATGGGCGCCTCTGTTGGGGTATAAGTACTCGGTGTTTAATCTTGTATTTGTGACCAACGTGGCCAGCTGGAAGATCTGGGATAAGCTCAAGTTTTCCAGAATTGGATATATTCCAAAGGTCGCAGTGTTGAAGGGATTCGACGAGCCTGTAGATGCAATCATGTTCGGGAAAGATCTCACAAATGTGGAACCCGAACTGTTCGAGGACTTGTCTTGA
- the ABP140 gene encoding uncharacterized protein, producing the protein MSGLKVPQLVFKNTNVISAGTDIVYLPRIERLLLKYRASPRLNRVLTKFMHQNEISHFNRLQQYEPLKSQVIYIAGIWAIKEALLKTLPAGFGKPPAIQIYTKLLYKTNTPDGKPELHLDKDSFLNDETKNYWNKYLERTKMGVADLIKKFESIAKDPVEGSPEPAQPKVELKKEADPEPVAAPEEPKDEPVTPEETAEEEPVTEEPVREEPVKEEPTEEEPVKEEPTEEEAVKEEQTEEPVEEEQTEEPVEEEQTEEPVKEEQTEEPVEETTEEKSSEEATEEKPSEETTEEPSEETTEEAAEEPSEDATEEATEEPSEEATEEHEPSTSSKKKNKKKKNKKKKKSANAESEQPSASADIDARDTRLGRDSPFDFGKRVLKDDEEVWNHNAWDNVEWGEEQIKAAEEKIQKQYENPVPEFDKNLYNSNPSRYWDIFYKNNRENFFKDRKWLQVEFPSLYEATKPDAGPKTIFEIGCGAGNTFFPILNENENEQLKIVAADFAPRAVELVKESEQFNPKYGHATVWDLANTEGQLPDGIEPHSVDIAVMIFVFSALSPEQWETAMDNLHKIMKPGGQILFRDYGRYDLAQVRFKKNRLLDDNFYVRGDGTRVYFFTEQELREIFTKKYFVEDQIGTDRRLLVNRKRQLKMYRVWLQAVFKVPELEVKENSS; encoded by the exons ATGAGTGGCTTAAAAGTACCACAACTTGtgttcaaaaacacaaacgTGATATCGGCAGGCACAGATATCGTATACTTGCCCAGAATCGAACGGCTTTTGCTCAAATACAGGGCATCGCCAAGATTGAACCGTGTACTTACCAAATTCATGCACCAGAACGAAATTAGCCACTTCAACCGCTTGCAACAGTACGAACCGCTCAAAAGCCAAGTCATCTACATCGCTGGCATATGGGCCATCAAAGAGGCTCTACTAAAGACACTACCCGCAGGTTTCGGGAAACCTCCGGCAATCCAAATATATACTAAACTGCTGTATAAGACAAATACACCAGACGGGAAACCAGAGCTACACTTGGACAAAGACTCTTTCCTCAATGACGAAACTAAAAACTACTGGAATAAATACCTAGAGAGAACAAA GATGGGTGTTGCAGACCTaatcaagaagtttgaGAGTATCGCGAAGGATCCTGTTGAAGGGTCGCCAGAACCTGCTCAACCAAAGGTGGAGCTCAAGAAGGAAGCTGATCCAGAGCCAGTAGCTGCACCAGAGGAGCCCAAAGATGAACCAGTGACTCCAGAGGAAACTGCCGAAGAGGAACCAGTTACGGAGGAACCAGTTAGGGAGGAACCAGTTAAGGAGGAACCAACTGAGGAGGAACCAGTTAAGGAGGAACCAACTGAAGAGGAAGCAGTtaaggaagaacaaactgAAGAACCAGttgaggaagaacaaactgAAGAACCAGttgaggaagaacaaactgAAGAACCAGTTAAGGAGGAACAAACTGAAGAACCAGTTGAGGAAACTACTGAGGAAAAATCAAGCGAAGAAGCAACTGAGGAAAAGCCATCTGAAGAAACTACTGAAGAACCATCTGAAGAAACAACCGAAGAAGCAGCCGAAGAACCATCTGAAGATGCAACTGAAGAAGCAACTGAAGAACCATCTGAGGAAGCAACTGAAGAACACGAACCATCAACTTCCagcaagaaaaaaaataagaagaagaagaacaagaagaagaagaagtcagCAAATGCAGAATCGGAACAACCTTCTGCATCCGCTGACA TCGATGCAAGAGATACAAGACTAGGCCGTGATAGCCCCTTCGATTTCGGGAAGCGTGTCttaaaagatgatgaagaagtatGGAATCACAATGCTTGGGATAACGTCGAATGGGGCGAAGAACAAATTAAAGCtgcagaagagaaaatcCAAAAGCAGTATGAGAATCCGGTACCCGAATTCGACAAAAACCTATATAACAGTAACCCTTCTCGTTACTGGGACATATTCTACAAGAATAATAGAgaaaacttcttcaaggaTAGAAAATGGCTACAGGTCGAATTCCCATCCTTATATGAAGCTACAAAACCGGATGCTGGTCCTAAAACAATATTCGAAATTGGTTGCGGGGCAGGTAACACTTTCTTCCCAATCCTAAATgagaatgaaaatgaacagTTAAAGATTGTGGCTGCTGATTTTGCTCCAAGAGCCGTAGAATTAGTGAAAGAATCCGAACAGTTCAATCCAAAATACGGTCACGCAACTGTGTGGGATCTTGCTAATACAGAAGGCCAACTACCTGATGGCATAGAACCACACTCTGTTGATATTGCAGTAATGATTTTTGTATTCAGTGCCTTGTCTCCTGAACAATGGGAGACTGCAATGGATAACCTTCATAAAATCATGAAACCAGGCGGTCAGATCCTCTTCCGTGATTATGGTCGTTACGACTTGGCTCAGGTACgattcaagaagaacagacTTTTGGATGATAATTTCTATGTAAGAGGAGATGGTACCAGAGTCTACTTCTTCACAGAACAAGAACTACGTGAAATATTCaccaaaaaatattttgttgaagatcaaATCGGAACAGATAGAAGACTATTAGTAAATCGTAAGAGACAACTAAAAATGTACCGTGTATGGCTACAAGCTGTGTTTAAAGTTCCAGAGCTCGAGGTCAAGGAAAACTCTAGCTAG
- the ATG5 gene encoding Atg5p, with amino-acid sequence MEELRERVWNGTINVEVVVSDAIVVPNTTLADKSCHIVMLRDAYLGFYLPTVVRKLADTIKVPYESDYRNWWFEYNGEGVPWEYPCGVLFDLLNKKRKKQGNELDDTSLQMWELQLCHGDKYPRGILPLVDGHSQIKDYWRHQWKQACFILNGSAKRIMSLSIPDFENFWVSILSRNRSDFMAVRSKLFSMNKAKSLPVRVWTSNYAVLQPTVPVTDKELSVAELLDSIKLSSDGVKSVIIQGIDVSIEDNIFELYDIFASIDGFLYLVTK; translated from the coding sequence ATGGAAGAATTGCGCGAGCGCGTTTGGAATGGTACTATTAATGTGGAGGTGGTAGTTTCTGATGCTATAGTGGTACCGAATACAACATTGGCGGACAAAAGTTGTCATATAGTCATGTTAAGGGACGCATATTTGGGATTTTACCTTCCGACAGTTGTACGAAAGCTGGCGGATACTATAAAAGTTCCATATGAAAGCGATTATAGGAATTGGTGGTTTGAATACAATGGCGAAGGTGTACCTTGGGAGTACCCTTGCGGCGTTCTTTTTGACCTGttaaacaagaagaggaaaaagcAAGGCAATGAGCTAGATGACACGAGCCTCCAGATGTGGGAGTTACAACTTTGTCATGGGGACAAGTACCCACGGGGGATATTACCTTTGGTGGATGGACATAGCCAAATAAAGGATTACTGGAGACACCAGTGGAAACAAGcttgttttattttaaacGGTTCTGCAAAGAGAATAATGTCCTTATCTATTCCAGACTTTGAGAATTTCTGGGTTAGTATACTATCAAGAAATAGATCTGACTTCATGGCAGTCAGAAGTAAACTGTTTAGCATGAATAAGGCTAAGTCTTTACCTGTGCGTGTTTGGACTTCAAATTATGCTGTACTCCAGCCTACTGTACCGGTTACAGACAAGGAGTTAAGCGTAGCGGAACTATTAGATAGCATCAAGTTGAGCAGTGATGGCGTAAAAAGTGTCATAATACAAGGGATTGATGTGTCTATTGAAGATAACATCTTTGAGTTGTATGATATATTTGCAAGTATTGATGGGTTTTTATATCTAGTTACAAAATGA